GCTTCTTTAACAGACAAGTTTGAAATCCTGTCAAGTCTTTGCGCTAATGATTTTGTAAAGCCCGGCGGCATATGTTGTACCAACAAAATAGGGGCAGGGAAGTCCTTTGGAAGCGGTGGGATAACAAGGTCCAGTGACCTTGGACCTCCTGTTGAGGAACCTATAACAACAACTTTACCAGAAACAACAGATTTCACTCGTAAGTTAGCTAAAGGTCTTCTCTTTAAGAGAATTTGTGAAACATTTATTTTCATCGCATCCCTGATTTTCTGAACCAGATCAGGTCCCATCCTTCTGAAATCCATGGATACGCTTCCAGAAGGTTTAGTTACAAAATCCACGGCTCCAAGCTCGAGAGCTAAGAGTGTAATCTCAGCGCCTTCCTCCGTCAAGCTACTAACCATTATGATTCGAGCAGGTGCTCTCTTCATTATTTCCTTAAGTGCTTCTATACCGTTCAATTTTGGCATTTCAACATCCATTGTTATTACGTCCGGTTTAAGCTTTATGGCAAGTTCAACAGCCTCCATTCCATCCTTTGCCACACCGACAACTTGCATGTCAGGTTCTTTGTCAATTATATCTTTGAGGATCATCCTCATGAATGGAGAATCATCAACAATCATTACTTTTATCTTTTCCTTTTCCAATTTCTCACCACCCTGATACTAAGTAATGGGAATGCTATTGTAGATATTATAGCAAAAATTTTCGCTATCTCCAAACTCCAGTCGAAGAGAATACCTCCAAAGACCATTATTCCAACTGTTACGGAGAAGAGCGTTGCCCAAAGAACAACGCCAGCGCTGACGTCCTTAACTATCTTAATTACCGGATGGTATTCTTTGCTGTACAAATTCATGAGGTGTTCGATAATGGTGTTTACAAGCTCTGACCAAATAACAAAAAAGACAGCAAATATGATCCATAATGTATCTTCTCTTTTTACAGGAAGAAAGAACGTTGCGGTAATAACCAACAAACCCACAAAGAAGTGGATTCTTAAATTTCTTTCCGATAATATTGATTCAACAATACCCTCGATTGCGTGTTCAAAAGATTCTATAAGATTATTCGAACCCAATTGTTCTCTTTCTCTTTCGTTCAATTCTTGGTTTGTAGACTTTATCTGTAAGCGACGCTCCAAACTTGATCGCCTCCACGTTGAGTTCGTAGTACTTTGGATTTACTTCTTCCTTTACCGCATCAAAGAGCGTTTCAAAATCAACCAATGCTGTACTCTTCACCAACGCTCCAAGCAATATCATGTTGGAAACCATTACGTTTCCGAACTTCTCAATGGCCAATCGACTTGCAGGGATTTCAATTATCCTTTTTGTTATGCGTTTGAATTCACTCGGAATGTCTTTTATGTACGTACTGTCGTATACAATTATACCATTAGTTGCAACGAATTTTGCATGTCCAACCATTGAAGGATGCATTATTATCAAAGAGTCAAATACCACTGCTTTAGGATAAAGTATCGGTTCGCTTGAAACAAGCACATCGCAATAGCTCGGGCCTCCACGAACCTGCTCGCTGTAATTTTGCGTTTGTACGACGTACTTATCAGCAAAGACAAAAGCTCTTGAAAGGATATATCCTGCAAGCAAATTACCTTGTCCACCAATTCCTGCAATTCTTATAGAGAATGGTCTGTTCATAACTATTCCCCCTTAATGTGATTGGCGTAGGTGAGTCTATACCTTGTGTAGAAATCGGGCTTAGATTCGTCTTTCCTAAATAGTCCGATGACAATCTTGCCTTTTAGCTCGTCTTCAGACATCTGATCAGCTTTTTCTTTCATAATAGTGTTGTTTTTGAAGAAATCCATCATTTGCCACGGTTCCCTAAGTCCATTGTATCTACCATAGTAGGTGTGGCAGTTGCTAAGAACCTCAACTACCGAAATGCCTTTGTGCAAGAGTGCTTCTTTTATGTACTTCACTGTGAGCGCATAATGGTATACCGTTGACCTTGCAACATACGTTGCGCCAGCTGAAAGTGCAAGTCTTACAACGTCAAATTGCTCTTCTACATTTCCTAAGGGCATCGTTCCTGCAACTTTCCCTGCCGGAGTTGTTGGTGAGTGCTGTCCTCCTGTCATTCCGTATATCATGTTGTTATAGATTATCACTGTTAAATTAATGTTCCTTCTACAAGCGTGAATAAAATGGTTACCACCTATAGCTGTTATATCTCCGTCACCACCCATCACAACGACCTTAAAATCCGGCCTTGCAAGTGCAACACCAGTTGCAAAGGCTATAGCTCTGCCATGCAACGTGTGCATCGTATTAAAATCGAGGTAACCTGTTGACCTTGATGAACAACCTATACCAGAAACAACGGCTGTTTGATCTGGGTTCAAACTGGTTTGATCGTAAGCTTCTAAAAAGCTTTTCAATATTATTCCATTTCCGCATCCCGGGCACCAGACCGTGGGCCATCTATCTTCCCTTATGTACTTAAGCAGTCTATCAACCTTCACCTTGTTCACCTCCACATAGTTCTATTCCACACGTTTGGAAGAAGAAATCAGTTAAAGGGTCTGGATAGCCTTCAATGTAAACAACCCTTTTGATCCCTGCGTTGATTATAAGTCGTGCACAAACGGAACATGGTTTGTGAGTTACGTAAATCGTGGCACCATCAGTTGAGATTCCAAACTTCGCAGCTTGCATAAGGGCATTCTGTTCAGCGTGTAAACCGTAACAAACTTCCTGGTTTTTACCAGATGGGATATTCAGGTCATCCCTAATACAGCCAATTTGATCGCAGTGAGGAAACCCAGATGGTGGTTGGTTGTATCCGGTTGCCAGTATTCGTTTATCCTTTACTATTAAAGCACCAACCTTCCTGTGAACACAAGTAGATCTTTCTGCAATTAACTTTGCCAACCTTTTGAAATAATCGTCCCAACTTTCCCTTTCACTTTTCACATCTTTTATGGTAACATTTTTCAGATAGGCTTCTAAGTCCATATGTTCACCTCTTTTAAAAGAATTGAACTTCCCAAGTTATATTCTAAACTATTTAGGAACTAATATCAACCAGCAACAAAATCTACGAACACAAGAAAGGAGATGGAAAGATGGGAAACTTTGAAATTTCAGTTGTTAGAGCTGAAATTGGTAGTATTTTGATATATACAATAAATGACGTCTGTGAACAAATACAACTAACAGATGAATTCTTACCAGAACAAGGAGATAATACCTTCACAAAGCAGATTAAAGAATATTTAAGTGGGTATCGAAAGATCTTGGATTTCCCTGCCAAGTATTCCTCTGGACCTGTTTTTGAGAAAATTTGGTCTTATTTGAAAGAAAACGTTGGATATGGTAAAATCATAACGTATGGTGACTTAGCAAAGGCTTGTAAGACGAGTCCAAAAGTTGTTGGATATGCAATGGCCTCGAATCCTTTGCCATTATATATCCCATGTCATAGGGTTGTTGGGAAAAACTCTATTGGTGGATTTACAACAAAGGATGGAAAAAGTATGATTACATGGAAAAAATATCTTCTAGAGCTGGAGGGATCACTTTGAAAAAGTTTCTTTTCTTGTTGTTTTTAGCTTTCTTCATTTTATCCTTCACCATCCCACTTATGATTTACAACAGATACACGGTGAATCTCCCTGCACCGCAAAACAGAGTTCCCACAAGCTTGGTCGTTGAATACTCCGATGGTACACCGTTATATAGTCCAAAGACAGTATGGATCGATTTCGAAGACATTCCAGCATTGGTGAAAGACAGTATCATAGTATCTGAAGACAAGAGATTCTACTCCCATAGCGGTGTTGATCTCATAGGGATTGCCAGGGCACTTTTTACAATACTCACCACCGATGAGATCCAAGGTGGTAGTACAATAACTCAGCAGTTAGCCAGGACTCTGTACCTTACTCAAGAGAGGACTTGGAAGCGCAAGATTAAAGAAGCTTTCATTGCGATCTGGTTGGAACAAAATTACTCGAAAAATGAGATTTTAGAAATGTACATTAATTCCGTTTACTTAGGAAACGGTGTTTACGGCTTTCCTGCAGCAGCTAAATTCTATTTTAACAAAACACTTGAGCAACTTACTCCACTTGAAGTTGCAATGCTTACAGCTACTTTGAGGTCTCCTGAGAAAGCGAATCCACTTATGGAGTTAAATAAAGATTTCACCAAAAATGTATTAAGAAAGATGAAAGAAGCAGGCTTTCTAACTGAGTTAGAATATTCTAGAGCACTGGAAGAGCTGAAAAATATAAACATAAGATCCACAAACAATTTTGCTCGCTCATTTGACCAAGATCTTTTCTGGATGATTGTTACCGAACTTAAAGAACTCGGATTCGAGCTTGGAGATTTAAGGAGTGGATTCCGAGTTAGAACAACCATCGATAAAAAACTACAGGAACTCTTAATGTCCAACATAACAAAAGACCAGTGGGCAGGATTAATAGTCGAACATTCAACTGGAAAAATAAGAGCAGCGTACGGTCTTGGTATCATAAATGGTCGTAGGCAAGTCGGTTCCGCGATCAAACCTTTCTATTATTATCTTGCCTTCATGGCCGGTTACAATCTTGACGATACTCTTCCAGACGAACCTATAAAAATTGGCCGATGGGAACCTGAGAACTTTGACAAAAAATTCCGCGGGAAAGTTACTATCGAATACGCTCTTGCACATTCTTTAAACATACCATCCATAAACTTATTCTTAAAGCTCGGGCAAGGAACTGTTATGAACTTTCTCAAGAATACTTTGATGATCTCTGGATTCTATCCGAACGATGCCACATTAGCACTCGGAACATTAGAAACTTCTCTAGTTGACATAGCACAAGGCTATTCAGCAATATTCACCGGTGGATTGGTCGTAAAACCAAGAATTGTTGAATATGTTAAAGATAAAAATGGATACCTCTATTATTCTTATACCCCGGCGTTGTTAAACGTTGTTAAAGCTCCAAAAGGTTTAGACAAAAGATCCCCAGTTGAAGCTTCGGTCCTTATGCTAAGAGCTATGGAAAAAGTAGTTACAGAGGGAACTTCACGGTCTGCACAAATGCCTGGAAGGAAGATATACGGCAAATCTGGTTCGGCAGAGAATTACGCATGGTTCGTTGGTGGCGATGGGAAGTATTTGTTCATATTGGCGAGAGACAATGTAAAAGAAGTTAGTGGACTTGTTGTTACACCAAAATGGAGGGAAATCGCCATAAGAACAGAGATCGGATACACTCCTATTTCTTTACCGATAAATAGCAAGATCACGAGGTTCAATGTTATGGACAAATCGGAAAGTCCTACTCAACCAGAATCTATGGCAGATGAAACATCCCAAATAGAAAATCAGAAAGCTGCTACTCAAACAGAGACCGTGGTAAAACAAACACAATCAGAAAATCCAAATCCGCAGAAAGCTCTATCAAGAGAAGAAATTCTTGCTCGAGTTCAGAATTCTAACATCTCAGCAAACGAAATCATCGAAAGTTTAAAATCATTTAGTCCTGACGAAAGAAGATCGGTACTTGCCGAAATAAATTCAATTGCGCCGGATCTGGCCGCCGAAATATATCAAAAGCTCTTAGATCAAGGTATTGAGTTCTAAAAGACGGTGGAGGTGTATGGTAAATGAAATTTTTCTACAACTTGGAGAGAAAGGATAACTTTGAATACATAGTCCTGAGAGTTGAGGAAAACAACATATCTGGAACGGGAGCTATCCTTCCGATTCGAAGAAACGGTGAAAATTATAAAATATTCATGGGTGTGATTGAAGAATACAGAAGCATCGTCGAGAAATTGCACAGTGAAGATGTCTTTGTTATAACCAACATACTCGAAGAGCACTTCCCAAACCACCCGAAGGTAAAATTCGCTATCCAAGCTGCAGTTCTTGAATTGTTTTCTAAGAAATACAACCTTGATATCAACAAACTCTTAGGTGGTGTAAAATCTACCAAAAATGAGTTGTGTGGTGAAAGGTTATTTCCTGAGTACTTGGGCGATGTATTCCATGCCAAGTACTATCCAAAGGATAACAAAGAAAAGAACACAACTTTTGTTTTAACAAAGTATCCGAACAACGAGATGGATGCTATATTGAGTGCACTCTCTTCCAATTATGATTATCTGGAGGTGATCTCTTGGAAAGAACTTTTATAATACTTAAACCAAATGCAGTTAGAAGGGGACTCATCGGTGAGATAGTAAAGAGATTCGAGCAGAGGGGAATAAAAATCGTCGGACTAAAGTTTCTTTGGATGACACAAGAACAATGTGAGAGACTCTACGAGCCACACAAAGGGAAGCCGTTTTACCAAGAGCTTGTGGAATTTATGATGAGCGGTCCTGTAGTAGCGATAGTATTGGAGGCTCCAAGAGTAATAGAAATGGTAAGGCACATAGTCGGAGCAACAGACCCTCTCAAAGCTGAGGCTGGAACAATAAGGGGGGAATTTGCTTTAACAGTCACCAAAAACCTTATTCACGCGAGTGATTCTGTTGAAAATGCCGAAAGAGAGATGTCTATATTCTTTAGGCCTGATGAGCTAATTGACTATAAACTTGACATACAAGACGATATTTGATAAATTGAAATTTTCGTGTTCCATACGAACTATATTGATAATTGGTCTTCAGGACAACAGTATAGCTAGTTTGAGTAAAAAAGCAAATCAAACTTTTTTAAGACGGTGCGGTAAGAAGAACAAGAAATTCTAGTGACACTCTTGATCTTCCTACCGCACTTTTTGACGAATATCAACCAACAAGCAAAACATATTATTTGGCAGTTCAGGAGCGCAAAGTAGTTTTCAGACATCGATAATTGTAAATTTTGAAAAAGTCAATATTGATTCGTAGACTTGTTATTCTTATTTCTTGATTTCTTCGCTTCGTAAAGCCTCTCATCTGCTATTTTGATGAGTTCCAAAATCTTGTTCCCATCTTCCAAAGAATTCGAAATTCCTGAAGAAAATGTTATCTTAATCTTTTTCCCTTCTACTTCCAAAGGTTGGTCCGACCTTTCTTGCAACCTTTCAACGATACTTATCGCAGCACTTTTACCTTGTTTTGTGATAATTAAGAATTCATCACCACCGTATCTAATCAAGAATTCGTCCTTTCTTATAGAATTCCTTAAAATTTTAGTAAAAGCCTTGAGGACCTCATCACCAAAAGGATGACTGTACTCATCATTTAGTTGTTTGAAATTATCTAAGTCAAGCATTATTATAGAAAAATTGTCCCCAAGGTCTGGAAATTTTTCAATAAAATTATCGAGTAGATTTCTGTTAGCCACACCAGTTAACGGGTCTTGATAAGCCTTATCCTGCCAAAACAGTATCTGCAGCTTTTGATCTGTTATATCGTGCATAACTACGATAGAACCTTCATAAGTATTTTCATAATCTGAAATCCGCTTGATTTCTAACCTAAACCACCTTGTCCCCGATGAGGTTTTAACAGTCAGTTCTTTGTTGAATTCCTCTGCCGCTTTTGATAATTCAGCTAAAATGTTTTGACTCAAATCACCAACTTCCCATACTAAACGCTCGTAGCTTTGGTTGTACACTTCTATCTGTTTTGATCGACCAAAAAGTGCCACAGGTTCGGGTATTGAGTTAATGAGCTTTTTGAGTATATCTCTTTCGAACGATAACTGCTTTAACATCTTCGTTCTTTCTACGTTGTTCTTGATGTACTGAAAGACAAAAGAGGAATAGATAACCAAAATGATAGCGAAGACCAAGTAAAAACTTTTCTGAACCTCTTTCCTAGCTTTC
The DNA window shown above is from Fervidobacterium changbaicum and carries:
- the ndk gene encoding nucleoside-diphosphate kinase, which codes for MERTFIILKPNAVRRGLIGEIVKRFEQRGIKIVGLKFLWMTQEQCERLYEPHKGKPFYQELVEFMMSGPVVAIVLEAPRVIEMVRHIVGATDPLKAEAGTIRGEFALTVTKNLIHASDSVENAEREMSIFFRPDELIDYKLDIQDDI
- a CDS encoding deoxycytidylate deaminase, with translation MDLEAYLKNVTIKDVKSERESWDDYFKRLAKLIAERSTCVHRKVGALIVKDKRILATGYNQPPSGFPHCDQIGCIRDDLNIPSGKNQEVCYGLHAEQNALMQAAKFGISTDGATIYVTHKPCSVCARLIINAGIKRVVYIEGYPDPLTDFFFQTCGIELCGGEQGEG
- a CDS encoding methylated-DNA--[protein]-cysteine S-methyltransferase, whose protein sequence is MGNFEISVVRAEIGSILIYTINDVCEQIQLTDEFLPEQGDNTFTKQIKEYLSGYRKILDFPAKYSSGPVFEKIWSYLKENVGYGKIITYGDLAKACKTSPKVVGYAMASNPLPLYIPCHRVVGKNSIGGFTTKDGKSMITWKKYLLELEGSL
- a CDS encoding 2-oxoacid:ferredoxin oxidoreductase subunit beta, with translation MKVDRLLKYIREDRWPTVWCPGCGNGIILKSFLEAYDQTSLNPDQTAVVSGIGCSSRSTGYLDFNTMHTLHGRAIAFATGVALARPDFKVVVMGGDGDITAIGGNHFIHACRRNINLTVIIYNNMIYGMTGGQHSPTTPAGKVAGTMPLGNVEEQFDVVRLALSAGATYVARSTVYHYALTVKYIKEALLHKGISVVEVLSNCHTYYGRYNGLREPWQMMDFFKNNTIMKEKADQMSEDELKGKIVIGLFRKDESKPDFYTRYRLTYANHIKGE
- a CDS encoding transglycosylase domain-containing protein, producing the protein MKKFLFLLFLAFFILSFTIPLMIYNRYTVNLPAPQNRVPTSLVVEYSDGTPLYSPKTVWIDFEDIPALVKDSIIVSEDKRFYSHSGVDLIGIARALFTILTTDEIQGGSTITQQLARTLYLTQERTWKRKIKEAFIAIWLEQNYSKNEILEMYINSVYLGNGVYGFPAAAKFYFNKTLEQLTPLEVAMLTATLRSPEKANPLMELNKDFTKNVLRKMKEAGFLTELEYSRALEELKNINIRSTNNFARSFDQDLFWMIVTELKELGFELGDLRSGFRVRTTIDKKLQELLMSNITKDQWAGLIVEHSTGKIRAAYGLGIINGRRQVGSAIKPFYYYLAFMAGYNLDDTLPDEPIKIGRWEPENFDKKFRGKVTIEYALAHSLNIPSINLFLKLGQGTVMNFLKNTLMISGFYPNDATLALGTLETSLVDIAQGYSAIFTGGLVVKPRIVEYVKDKNGYLYYSYTPALLNVVKAPKGLDKRSPVEASVLMLRAMEKVVTEGTSRSAQMPGRKIYGKSGSAENYAWFVGGDGKYLFILARDNVKEVSGLVVTPKWREIAIRTEIGYTPISLPINSKITRFNVMDKSESPTQPESMADETSQIENQKAATQTETVVKQTQSENPNPQKALSREEILARVQNSNISANEIIESLKSFSPDERRSVLAEINSIAPDLAAEIYQKLLDQGIEF
- a CDS encoding diacylglycerol kinase family protein produces the protein MERRLQIKSTNQELNEREREQLGSNNLIESFEHAIEGIVESILSERNLRIHFFVGLLVITATFFLPVKREDTLWIIFAVFFVIWSELVNTIIEHLMNLYSKEYHPVIKIVKDVSAGVVLWATLFSVTVGIMVFGGILFDWSLEIAKIFAIISTIAFPLLSIRVVRNWKRKR
- a CDS encoding protein-glutamate methylesterase/protein-glutamine glutaminase, whose product is MEKEKIKVMIVDDSPFMRMILKDIIDKEPDMQVVGVAKDGMEAVELAIKLKPDVITMDVEMPKLNGIEALKEIMKRAPARIIMVSSLTEEGAEITLLALELGAVDFVTKPSGSVSMDFRRMGPDLVQKIRDAMKINVSQILLKRRPLANLRVKSVVSGKVVVIGSSTGGPRSLDLVIPPLPKDFPAPILLVQHMPPGFTKSLAQRLDRISNLSVKEAEDGDVLKPGWVYVAPGDHHMGIKYQDRKGIIYLDKNTDKINNVRPAVDYTLDKVAEIYKENTIAVILTGMGKDGTKGAFKVKFFKGTVIAESQETCVVFGMPKSVIEEGYADYVLPADKIPEKLVELV
- a CDS encoding 2-oxoacid:acceptor oxidoreductase family protein, with translation MNRPFSIRIAGIGGQGNLLAGYILSRAFVFADKYVVQTQNYSEQVRGGPSYCDVLVSSEPILYPKAVVFDSLIIMHPSMVGHAKFVATNGIIVYDSTYIKDIPSEFKRITKRIIEIPASRLAIEKFGNVMVSNMILLGALVKSTALVDFETLFDAVKEEVNPKYYELNVEAIKFGASLTDKVYKPRIERKRKRTIGFE
- a CDS encoding sensor domain-containing diguanylate cyclase → MQRKLMKYSAEILLVLIGVTVLHLSLIANLHLFKSVETIVKNNIIDQAHLALNVAVDNIEKIYQKYLAGDINEQTAQRLVREYVETSFFGPENLDYFWILSTDGVLIAHPYEKEYVGLHYMKVDDEILRTAAESILKAARSGMRYAEYSFYKYGSRETESKISAITIFEPWGWIVGTGFYRTSILEQVKKARKEVQKSFYLVFAIILVIYSSFVFQYIKNNVERTKMLKQLSFERDILKKLINSIPEPVALFGRSKQIEVYNQSYERLVWEVGDLSQNILAELSKAAEEFNKELTVKTSSGTRWFRLEIKRISDYENTYEGSIVVMHDITDQKLQILFWQDKAYQDPLTGVANRNLLDNFIEKFPDLGDNFSIIMLDLDNFKQLNDEYSHPFGDEVLKAFTKILRNSIRKDEFLIRYGGDEFLIITKQGKSAAISIVERLQERSDQPLEVEGKKIKITFSSGISNSLEDGNKILELIKIADERLYEAKKSRNKNNKSTNQY